The Etheostoma cragini isolate CJK2018 chromosome 15, CSU_Ecrag_1.0, whole genome shotgun sequence genome window below encodes:
- the dhrs7b gene encoding dehydrogenase/reductase SDR family member 7B: MERVMGGAVLPLVLAGAGILLLYRIIVRLRPGAALQDAVVVITGASSGLGKECAQVFHAAGARLLLCGRDAARLQQVVQELTASLPGSGRQTYTPSIVIFDLADTDTVDRAAEEILKCYGKVDVLINNAGISYRGNILDTHLSVQRDVMETNYFGPVALTQALLPSMVQRRSGHIVVISSVQAKIAIPYRSAYAASKHATQAYFDCLRAEVERYGIPVTVISPGYIRTSLSVNAVTCDGSKYGVLDKTTEMGKDPRDVAQAVLKAVRQRSKEVVLAGPLPNLAIYLRTLWPALFFKLMASRAGKEQKPKDE; this comes from the exons ATGGAGCGTGTCATGGGAGGTGCAGTGCTTCCGCTTGTTTTAGCAGGTGCGGGGATCTTGCTGCTTTATCGGATAATTGTACGTCTCAGACCAGGAGCTGctctgcaggatgctgtggtggTCATTACAGGGGCCAGCTCTGGACTGGGGAAAG agTGTGCTCAGGTCTTTCATGCCGCAGGCGCACGGCTCCTGCTGTGTGGACGAGATGCAGCCCGCCTGCAGCAGGTGGTCCAGGAGCTCACAGCAAGTTTACCAGGGTCAGGGCGACAG ACTTACACTCCCAGCATCGTTATCTTCGATCTGGCTGACACTGACACAGTGGACAGAGCCGCAGAGGAGATCCTGAAATGTTACGGAAAAGTGGATGTCCTGATCAATAATGCTGGCATCAGTTACCGCGGCAACATACTGGATACACACCTTTCAGTTCAACGAGATGTTATGGAAACAAATTACTTTGGGCCCGTTGCGCTTACTCAAG CTCTCCTGCCATCCATGGTTCAGCGGCGCAGTGGCCACATTGTTGTCATCAGCAGTGTCCAGGCCAAGATAGCCATTCCTTACAGATCAGCTT ATGCAGCCTCTAAGCACGCGACCCAGGCCTACTTTGACTGCTTGCGGGCCGAGGTTGAGCGCTACGGGATTCCAGTGACTGTGATCAGTCCAGGATACATCCGAACCAGCCTGTCGGTCAACGCTGTCACATGTGACGGCTCTAAGTATGGAG TTTTGGATAAAACCACAGAAATGGGGAAGGACCCCAGGGATGTGGCtcaggcagttctgaaggctgTCCGTCAGAGGAGCAAAGAGGTTGTTCTGGCAGGACCTCTGCCCAATCTGGCCATTTACCTCCGCACACTGTGGCCTGCACTCTTCTTCAAATTGATGGCCTCTCGCGCTGGCAAGGAGCAGAAACCAAAAGACGAGTGA
- the tmem11 gene encoding transmembrane protein 11, mitochondrial isoform X3 → MAATDCYIVHEIYNGENAQDQFEYELEQALEAQYKYIVIEPTRIGDETARWITVGNCLHKTAVLSGAACLLTPLSLPVEYSRYVALPAGALSVACSALYGISWQFDPCCKYQVEYDSQKLSRLPLHTLTSSTPVVLVRRDDVHRKRLHNTIALAALAYCAKKIYELYAV, encoded by the coding sequence ATGGCGGCGACAGACTGCTACATTGTGCACGAGATCTACAATGGGGAGAATGCGCAGGACCAGTTTGAGTACGAGCTGGAGCAGGCGCTGGAGGCCCAGTATAAATACATTGTCATTGAGCCCACCCGCATCGGAGATGAAACGGCCCGTTGGATTACCGTGGGCAACTGCCTGCACAAGACGGCCGTGTTGTCAGGTGCTGCTTGCCTCCTGACGCCACTTTCACTGCCTGTTGAATACTCGCGCTATGTGGCGTTGCCCGCTGGCGCCCTCAGTGTGGCCTGCTCTGCCCTCTATGGGATTTCTTGGCAATTTGATCCCTGCTGCAAGTACCAGGTGGAATACGACAGCCAAAAACTCTCGCGGCTGCCCCTGCATACGCTCACCTCCTCGACGCCCGTGGTGTTGGTACGCAGAGATGACGTCCACAGAAAGAGACTCCATAACACGATAGCACTTGCTGCCCTGGCGTATTGCGCCAAGAAGATCTACGAACTCTATGCGGTATGA
- the tmem11 gene encoding transmembrane protein 11, mitochondrial isoform X2, with product MEQIYLQGVMAATDCYIVHEIYNGENAQDQFEYELEQALEAQYKYIVIEPTRIGDETARWITVGNCLHKTAVLSGAACLLTPLSLPVEYSRYVALPAGALSVACSALYGISWQFDPCCKYQVEYDSQKLSRLPLHTLTSSTPVVLVRRDDVHRKRLHNTIALAALAYCAKKIYELYAV from the exons ATGGAGCAAATTTACTTACA GGGAGTGATGGCGGCGACAGACTGCTACATTGTGCACGAGATCTACAATGGGGAGAATGCGCAGGACCAGTTTGAGTACGAGCTGGAGCAGGCGCTGGAGGCCCAGTATAAATACATTGTCATTGAGCCCACCCGCATCGGAGATGAAACGGCCCGTTGGATTACCGTGGGCAACTGCCTGCACAAGACGGCCGTGTTGTCAGGTGCTGCTTGCCTCCTGACGCCACTTTCACTGCCTGTTGAATACTCGCGCTATGTGGCGTTGCCCGCTGGCGCCCTCAGTGTGGCCTGCTCTGCCCTCTATGGGATTTCTTGGCAATTTGATCCCTGCTGCAAGTACCAGGTGGAATACGACAGCCAAAAACTCTCGCGGCTGCCCCTGCATACGCTCACCTCCTCGACGCCCGTGGTGTTGGTACGCAGAGATGACGTCCACAGAAAGAGACTCCATAACACGATAGCACTTGCTGCCCTGGCGTATTGCGCCAAGAAGATCTACGAACTCTATGCGGTATGA
- the tmem11 gene encoding transmembrane protein 11, mitochondrial isoform X1, translating into MASLGRRRGVPVSRERGVMAATDCYIVHEIYNGENAQDQFEYELEQALEAQYKYIVIEPTRIGDETARWITVGNCLHKTAVLSGAACLLTPLSLPVEYSRYVALPAGALSVACSALYGISWQFDPCCKYQVEYDSQKLSRLPLHTLTSSTPVVLVRRDDVHRKRLHNTIALAALAYCAKKIYELYAV; encoded by the exons ATGGCGTCGCTGGGAAGGAGGCGCGGTGTCCCAGTAAGCAGGGAGAG GGGAGTGATGGCGGCGACAGACTGCTACATTGTGCACGAGATCTACAATGGGGAGAATGCGCAGGACCAGTTTGAGTACGAGCTGGAGCAGGCGCTGGAGGCCCAGTATAAATACATTGTCATTGAGCCCACCCGCATCGGAGATGAAACGGCCCGTTGGATTACCGTGGGCAACTGCCTGCACAAGACGGCCGTGTTGTCAGGTGCTGCTTGCCTCCTGACGCCACTTTCACTGCCTGTTGAATACTCGCGCTATGTGGCGTTGCCCGCTGGCGCCCTCAGTGTGGCCTGCTCTGCCCTCTATGGGATTTCTTGGCAATTTGATCCCTGCTGCAAGTACCAGGTGGAATACGACAGCCAAAAACTCTCGCGGCTGCCCCTGCATACGCTCACCTCCTCGACGCCCGTGGTGTTGGTACGCAGAGATGACGTCCACAGAAAGAGACTCCATAACACGATAGCACTTGCTGCCCTGGCGTATTGCGCCAAGAAGATCTACGAACTCTATGCGGTATGA
- the natd1 gene encoding protein NATD1, whose protein sequence is MAQAAPANVFDANTSQIQVEHDKKRRQFVIRLNGSHDRAVLLYEYVGKKTVDLQHTEVPDAYRGRGIAKHLAKAAMDFVVEEDLKAHLTCWYIQKYVKENPQPQYFEHIYQ, encoded by the exons ATGGCACAGGCAGCACCAGCAAATGTCTTCGACGCAAACACCTCTCAGATCCAGGTGGAACACGATAAAAAGCGTCGGCAGTTTGTTATAAGACTAAATG GATCTCATGATCGTGCAGTTCTTCTGTATGAATATGTTGGGAAGAAGACAGTGGACTTGCAACACACTGAAGTTCCAGATGCTTACAGAGGTAGAGGAATTGCCAAGCACCTGGCCAAG GCAGCCATGGATTTTGTGGTGGAAGAGGATCTGAAAGCCCACTTGACCTGCTGGTACATTCAGAAATATGTCAAAGAGAATCCTCAGCCTCAATACTTTGAACATATTTATCAATGA